The following proteins come from a genomic window of Nocardiopsis sp. YSL2:
- a CDS encoding LacI family DNA-binding transcriptional regulator produces MDEPGHGPAGSGRVGLVVARPVRMLGTEPYFMEFVAGIEERLAGRGVSVILHLVATPEEEAATYRRWADRRLVDAVIVVNLTADDERPAFLRALGLPAVLAGTWDGSPDLPAVRTDDAAPVREAVARLVDLGHRTLARVTGPARLRHTAARTAALTGACRAAGLPEPAVVEGDYSHDSGERLTVGLLRGEPRPTAILYDNDAMAVAGLAAARELRVPVPERLSLVAWDDSILCRLASPPLTTMSVDVYQYGASVAATVLEVLDGVPAEPRWSPAARFVPRGSTAPAPT; encoded by the coding sequence ATGGACGAGCCGGGACACGGTCCCGCGGGATCCGGACGGGTCGGGCTGGTCGTCGCCCGACCCGTCCGGATGCTCGGTACCGAGCCGTACTTCATGGAGTTCGTGGCGGGCATCGAGGAGCGGCTCGCCGGCCGCGGCGTGTCGGTGATCCTCCACCTGGTGGCCACGCCCGAGGAGGAGGCCGCGACCTACCGGCGCTGGGCGGACCGCCGCCTCGTGGACGCCGTGATCGTGGTGAACCTGACCGCCGACGACGAACGTCCGGCGTTCCTGAGGGCACTGGGCCTGCCCGCCGTGCTGGCGGGCACCTGGGACGGGTCCCCGGATCTGCCCGCCGTGCGCACCGACGACGCGGCCCCGGTGCGCGAGGCCGTGGCCCGGCTCGTGGATCTGGGCCACCGGACCCTCGCCCGCGTGACGGGACCCGCCCGGCTGCGCCACACCGCCGCGCGCACCGCCGCCCTCACCGGGGCGTGCCGCGCGGCGGGGCTCCCGGAACCGGCGGTGGTGGAGGGCGACTACTCGCACGACTCGGGCGAGCGGCTCACCGTCGGACTGCTCAGGGGCGAACCGCGGCCGACGGCGATCCTGTACGACAACGACGCCATGGCGGTCGCGGGCCTGGCCGCCGCTCGGGAGCTGCGCGTACCGGTGCCGGAACGGCTGAGCCTGGTGGCCTGGGACGACTCGATCCTGTGCCGACTGGCCTCGCCCCCGCTGACCACGATGAGCGTGGACGTGTACCAGTACGGCGCCTCGGTGGCCGCCACCGTCCTGGAGGTCCTCGACGGCGTCCCGGCCGAACCGCGGTGGTCCCCGGCCGCCCGTTTCGTCCCCCGCGGCAGCACCGCCCCGGCCCCGACCTGA